The following proteins come from a genomic window of Paenibacillus spongiae:
- a CDS encoding methyl-accepting chemotaxis protein, protein MSWFYNLKTSVKLVASFLILSMVMIFVGLYGMSNLKNLNNNLTDMYDNNLLPVSYLIQTNADLNEMRVIIRDLYIHKNPEKRAANVESYKNVKNKIEQQMDKFNNTVLSDNSKQAMQAYDGLWKNYNDIYEKAVDLSFVGQEAEMLQLMTEDLPKAGGEIRALIEKLVQYNIDEANQFNRDGKALYKSSNIITISIVIAATILCIVFGTMIARIISRPLNKVMNVVGKVAEGDLNERLNIRTKDEIGHLARSVDGMVDNLRRIVGSILHSSENVSAASQQIYASTEEIASGNASQADAAQAINELFSDLSSAIHSVAQNTEAASELSNTTVTVAREGSDVIQSSAESMNAVSTQMSRLEEDSQRIGEIIEVIEDIADQTNLLALNAAIEAARAGEQGRGFAVVADEVRKLAERSGDATKQIAGIIKGMQDNTRMSVNAVQESVRFSRQTEDAFRKIVTMVNDSGHMVMEIAAASEEQAAQASSVILAVENISAATEENAASSEETAATAQSLAKLSEELQNAVSIFKINDAR, encoded by the coding sequence ATGTCCTGGTTTTATAATTTGAAAACGAGCGTAAAGCTCGTCGCTTCGTTCTTGATCTTATCCATGGTCATGATATTTGTCGGTCTATACGGTATGAGCAATCTCAAGAATTTAAACAATAATCTGACGGATATGTACGACAATAATCTTCTGCCGGTTTCCTATCTGATACAGACGAATGCGGATTTAAATGAGATGCGCGTGATCATCAGAGACTTGTATATCCATAAGAATCCGGAGAAGAGAGCAGCGAACGTCGAGAGCTATAAAAACGTGAAGAACAAGATCGAGCAGCAAATGGATAAATTCAACAATACCGTCCTTAGCGACAATTCCAAGCAGGCAATGCAAGCCTATGACGGCCTATGGAAAAATTATAACGACATCTATGAGAAAGCGGTCGATCTTAGTTTTGTCGGACAGGAGGCCGAGATGCTCCAGCTTATGACGGAAGATTTGCCTAAAGCGGGTGGCGAGATACGGGCGCTAATCGAGAAGCTTGTCCAATATAATATCGATGAAGCCAACCAATTCAATAGAGATGGAAAAGCCTTGTACAAGTCATCGAACATCATTACGATTTCCATTGTTATAGCGGCTACGATCCTATGCATCGTGTTCGGCACTATGATCGCAAGGATTATATCAAGACCGTTGAACAAGGTTATGAACGTAGTCGGCAAAGTAGCCGAAGGCGATCTCAATGAACGGCTCAATATCCGCACCAAGGATGAGATTGGGCACTTGGCCAGATCGGTCGACGGGATGGTCGATAATCTGCGCCGGATCGTCGGCAGCATCCTCCATTCTTCCGAGAACGTATCGGCTGCTTCTCAGCAGATTTATGCCAGCACCGAGGAGATTGCCAGCGGAAACGCGAGCCAGGCGGATGCTGCGCAAGCAATCAACGAGCTGTTCAGCGACTTGTCCTCCGCGATCCATTCGGTAGCGCAGAATACGGAGGCGGCTTCCGAGTTGTCCAATACTACGGTGACGGTAGCGCGAGAAGGCAGTGACGTCATCCAATCCTCTGCGGAAAGCATGAATGCGGTGAGCACGCAAATGTCCAGACTTGAGGAGGATTCGCAGCGCATCGGGGAAATTATCGAGGTGATCGAGGACATTGCGGATCAGACCAATTTGCTGGCCTTGAATGCGGCGATCGAAGCGGCCCGCGCCGGCGAGCAGGGACGCGGCTTCGCGGTGGTCGCCGACGAGGTCCGCAAGCTTGCGGAACGAAGCGGCGATGCGACGAAGCAAATTGCGGGCATTATTAAGGGCATGCAGGACAACACGCGGATGAGCGTCAATGCCGTGCAGGAAAGCGTCCGCTTCTCCCGCCAGACGGAAGATGCCTTCCGTAAAATCGTAACGATGGTTAACGATTCCGGGCATATGGTGATGGAGATTGCCGCCGCCAGCGAAGAGCAAGCTGCCCAAGCTTCGTCCGTTATTTTGGCGGTAGAGAATATTTCCGCCGCAACGGAAGAAAATGCTGCGAGCAGCGAGGAGACGGCCGCCACGGCGCAGTCACTTGCGAAGCTTTCGGAGGAGCTTCAGAACGCCGTATCCATCTTCAAAATCAACGACGCGAGGTAA
- a CDS encoding choice-of-anchor Q domain-containing protein, which yields MMKVDHHAPGFKYIRWFYLMLMIMMIAAVQILPPKKMASAAGGHVYYVSIDGNDSHSGSIDSPWRTIQKAADTVVAGDTVIVRGGIYKEFVKIRTSGSKSQGYITFQAYPGEKPVIDGSELAISSGKSALISLSDVSYIIVDGFELRNLSTASSSEYPAAIKVQKSGSDIHILNNDVHHIVNSSSRGNAHGILVYGSSTEPLTNIRISGNEVHHLITGSSESVTVNGNVDGFSVDNNIVHDNNNIGIDIAGFYGACANPCTDQARNGTVSGNTVYNIDSYVNPAYNQSNSAPGIYADGSANVVIELNHIYASDFGISIGSENTGKNTSGIIVRNNYIHHNENAGIVMGGSGLSNGGAVDNKIINNTIVENDTWNRGFGEIALQQHTYNNIISNNIFYSSEGKTFVQKLNQSGSGNISDYNLYYKPDGENGSPWYWSGTKYRSWSEYKKATGFDANSLFADPMFVNKSNQDVHLRSGSPAIDRGSNDLSFGMHDFDGNARITGGTVDIGAYEFLAGTTPEPTPEPTPEPTPEPGPAPGNGTIKIDGDISDWSDIPALSEGRSNVQRIKALAAGANLKVLVTGTLLEEKGQLYIESDGSAETGFQAPFWSSSGIDYLLENGILYKYSGTGGTNWSWQEVKVYKGTSNFVRTNTVIEASLALADMGIRQGGTFRMGYVWKDSAEHKLPSTRELITYEIPLPPQPAPPLFTIDGSKADWEGTAALRTGSSNPRTLKAANDKENLYVLVEGSKLSSKTQFYLDTDNSGTSGYKASYWSGGGADYLIENGTLYQYSGDGKNWSWKKVIALKSIAGYIVNEELAEASIPLKTLNISPGATIGVCIVLNDSKATQLPASGAMASYTLK from the coding sequence ATGATGAAGGTCGATCACCATGCTCCTGGCTTTAAATACATAAGGTGGTTCTATTTGATGCTAATGATCATGATGATAGCTGCAGTCCAAATTCTTCCTCCTAAAAAAATGGCTTCAGCGGCCGGCGGACATGTGTATTACGTATCCATCGACGGCAACGACAGTCATTCAGGCTCCATAGACTCCCCTTGGCGAACGATTCAGAAGGCGGCCGATACCGTCGTTGCCGGAGACACCGTCATTGTCAGAGGCGGCATATATAAGGAGTTCGTGAAGATCAGAACATCCGGCTCCAAAAGCCAAGGCTATATTACGTTCCAGGCTTATCCGGGCGAGAAGCCGGTCATCGACGGTTCGGAGCTTGCGATTTCAAGCGGCAAGAGCGCATTGATCAGTCTATCGGACGTCAGCTATATCATCGTGGACGGCTTCGAGCTTCGGAATCTGTCGACTGCCAGCAGCTCGGAATATCCGGCCGCCATAAAAGTGCAGAAGAGCGGCAGCGACATCCATATTCTTAATAATGACGTCCATCATATCGTGAACAGCTCCAGCAGAGGCAACGCTCACGGGATCTTGGTGTATGGCAGCTCGACTGAGCCGTTGACGAATATCCGCATTAGCGGAAACGAGGTTCATCATTTAATAACAGGCTCGAGCGAGTCGGTTACGGTTAACGGTAATGTGGACGGTTTCTCTGTGGACAATAACATCGTACACGACAATAACAACATTGGCATCGATATTGCCGGTTTCTACGGTGCATGCGCAAACCCGTGCACAGACCAGGCGCGCAATGGCACGGTATCGGGCAATACCGTTTATAATATCGATTCGTACGTGAATCCGGCCTATAATCAGTCCAATTCCGCCCCGGGCATATATGCGGATGGTTCGGCCAATGTCGTCATCGAGTTGAACCATATCTATGCGAGCGACTTCGGGATCAGCATCGGAAGCGAGAATACGGGCAAGAATACGAGCGGTATTATCGTCCGCAATAATTACATCCATCATAATGAAAATGCGGGCATCGTCATGGGCGGCTCGGGTTTATCGAATGGCGGAGCGGTAGATAACAAGATTATTAACAATACGATCGTCGAGAATGATACCTGGAATCGAGGGTTTGGCGAGATCGCGTTACAGCAGCATACGTACAACAATATCATTTCGAATAATATTTTTTACAGCAGCGAGGGGAAAACCTTCGTGCAAAAATTAAATCAAAGCGGTTCAGGCAACATTAGCGATTACAACCTATACTATAAACCGGATGGGGAAAATGGAAGCCCATGGTATTGGAGCGGAACCAAATACCGTTCATGGAGCGAATATAAGAAAGCGACGGGCTTCGATGCGAATTCCCTATTTGCAGATCCGATGTTCGTGAATAAATCGAACCAGGATGTTCATCTGCGGAGCGGATCGCCGGCGATAGACAGAGGATCGAATGACCTGTCATTTGGCATGCATGATTTCGACGGCAATGCAAGAATAACAGGGGGAACGGTGGACATCGGTGCCTACGAGTTCTTGGCGGGCACTACGCCGGAACCAACACCGGAGCCAACGCCAGAACCGACACCGGAACCGGGTCCGGCCCCTGGGAACGGAACCATTAAGATTGATGGCGATATATCGGATTGGAGCGATATTCCGGCGTTAAGTGAAGGCCGTTCCAATGTACAGCGTATTAAAGCACTTGCTGCCGGCGCTAATCTGAAAGTGCTGGTTACGGGAACGCTGCTGGAAGAGAAGGGCCAACTATATATCGAATCGGATGGCAGCGCGGAAACGGGCTTTCAGGCGCCTTTCTGGAGCAGCAGCGGAATCGACTACCTGCTGGAGAACGGGATTTTATACAAGTATAGCGGAACCGGCGGAACGAATTGGTCCTGGCAGGAAGTGAAAGTGTATAAAGGAACCTCTAATTTCGTTCGCACGAATACGGTGATCGAGGCATCGCTAGCGCTGGCGGATATGGGGATCAGGCAAGGCGGGACGTTCCGTATGGGCTACGTATGGAAGGACTCGGCCGAGCATAAGCTCCCCAGTACGAGAGAGCTCATCACGTACGAGATCCCGCTTCCGCCGCAGCCGGCGCCTCCGTTATTCACGATTGACGGCAGTAAGGCGGATTGGGAAGGAACGGCTGCGCTCCGAACCGGCAGCTCCAATCCAAGAACGTTAAAAGCCGCCAACGACAAAGAAAACTTGTATGTCCTTGTTGAAGGCAGCAAGCTGTCCAGCAAAACGCAATTTTACCTGGATACGGACAACAGCGGCACGAGCGGCTATAAGGCCTCTTATTGGAGCGGAGGCGGAGCGGATTATTTGATCGAGAACGGAACGCTGTACCAATATTCTGGCGACGGCAAGAATTGGTCCTGGAAGAAAGTGATCGCGCTGAAATCCATCGCCGGCTACATTGTGAATGAAGAGCTGGCGGAAGCATCGATCCCGCTTAAGACTCTGAATATCTCGCCTGGGGCTACGATTGGAGTTTGTATCGTCCTTAATGATTCCAAAGCCACACAGCTGCCGGCAAGCGGGGCAATGGCATCGTATACGTTGAAATAA
- the pelF gene encoding GT4 family glycosyltransferase PelF — MRICIIAEGSYPYITGGVSSWIHSIITQMPSTEFIIFAIAAQSSQQGQFKYELPPNVVEVKEIFLDAYLFEESDWGSRFRLSAAKKRDVRALLGGEEEIVWSNIFDLLRSNQFRQASDFLLSKDYFDILEELCQTKYNLVPFTEMFWTVRSMILPLLLTLRHEIPKADVYHSVSTGYAGVIGALAKHVHGSPFLLTEHGIYSREREEEIIKADWVKGYFKDLWIEYFYRLSGCAYEAADQVITLFNLNKKIQIELGCSPDKISVIPNGVNSDDYAALTPAPKDGKIRIGAIVRVVPIKDIKTMLQSFALIKKEVPQAELIIMGPLEEDPEYYEECLQMIEALEVRDVRFTGSVRVKDYLGQMDVLMLTSISEGQPLAILEGMACAKPFVATNVGSCRELLEGPDDGIGPAGFIAPVMHYEQIANAVIKLCKDEQLRESMGRNARERVKKYYKHEEVITGYHDLYQSLGRRA; from the coding sequence ATGAGAATATGTATTATCGCAGAGGGGTCATATCCCTACATAACGGGCGGCGTTTCGAGCTGGATACACTCGATCATCACACAGATGCCATCCACGGAATTCATTATTTTTGCCATCGCCGCCCAAAGCTCGCAGCAAGGGCAGTTCAAGTACGAGCTGCCTCCGAATGTCGTTGAGGTAAAGGAAATCTTCCTGGATGCCTATCTCTTCGAGGAAAGCGATTGGGGAAGCCGGTTCCGTCTTTCCGCCGCCAAGAAGCGTGACGTACGCGCGCTTCTCGGGGGAGAGGAAGAGATTGTGTGGTCCAATATATTCGACTTATTGCGCAGCAATCAATTCCGTCAGGCGTCCGACTTCTTATTGAGCAAGGATTACTTCGATATTCTCGAAGAGCTGTGTCAGACCAAATATAACCTGGTGCCGTTTACGGAAATGTTCTGGACGGTGCGCTCCATGATCCTGCCGCTGCTATTAACGCTGCGGCATGAGATTCCGAAGGCCGATGTGTACCACAGCGTATCGACGGGATATGCAGGCGTAATCGGGGCACTGGCCAAGCATGTTCACGGGAGTCCGTTCCTTCTCACCGAGCATGGCATTTATTCGCGGGAGCGGGAAGAAGAGATCATTAAGGCGGACTGGGTGAAGGGGTATTTCAAGGACCTGTGGATTGAATACTTCTATAGGCTGTCCGGCTGCGCGTATGAGGCTGCGGATCAAGTCATCACCTTGTTTAACCTGAATAAAAAAATTCAGATTGAGCTGGGGTGCAGCCCTGACAAGATCAGCGTCATTCCCAACGGAGTAAACAGCGATGACTATGCCGCCCTGACTCCGGCACCAAAGGACGGCAAAATCCGGATCGGAGCTATTGTGCGTGTCGTGCCGATTAAGGACATTAAGACGATGCTTCAAAGCTTCGCCTTAATCAAGAAAGAAGTACCGCAAGCTGAGCTTATTATTATGGGCCCGCTTGAAGAGGATCCGGAATACTACGAAGAATGCTTGCAGATGATCGAAGCTCTTGAAGTCCGGGATGTCCGGTTTACCGGCTCCGTCCGGGTGAAGGATTACCTGGGACAGATGGATGTGCTCATGCTGACCAGTATCAGTGAAGGGCAGCCGCTCGCCATACTGGAGGGCATGGCTTGCGCCAAGCCTTTCGTGGCCACCAATGTGGGCAGCTGCAGGGAGCTGCTGGAAGGCCCGGACGACGGGATCGGCCCTGCCGGATTCATCGCGCCGGTTATGCACTACGAGCAGATTGCCAATGCGGTCATCAAGCTGTGCAAGGACGAGCAGCTTCGCGAGTCGATGGGGCGCAACGCCCGCGAACGCGTGAAGAAGTATTACAAGCACGAGGAAGTTATAACGGGCTATCACGATTTATATCAATCGCTGGGGAGGAGAGCATAG
- a CDS encoding DUF2194 domain-containing protein, protein MNKEVRFTRNVYVILIAILVLAGIIQIARSEYVLKFKQNSDLLEQRDILLTAAKKEDKSFITGAPYCILYSSGYEYSRLMKNNAQKMLQYMQKPVHEVDINNEAFDPKGCQTVVIALETLPDSLDVDSLVDYVHNGGYVFVMSALEANHQYQLLYRKLGVTSFGDPFLTTGIKLTSNVLIGESNLVMKDDFIANSSNAVELDSSAQLLAETNEGTPLLWKHEYGQGAFMMFNGTMLTEKINRGIIAGAISLLEPDFIYPVFNSKLFYIDDFPSPIKKGIEPAIYEAYQRDIPTFFKDIWWPDMLKAAKNYGVKYTTGLIQTYHDEVEPPFQYPIDEDRYGLITFGREVIKSGGEIGLHGYNHQSLQTSKKIADYYGYNPWGDRTNMERSIKEVIDFTSRSFPSYKLMSYIPPSNVLGPEGRQALKAAWPDLTVISSLYNEDTEGRAYVQEFEIADDGVLEMPRVTSGYFERAYDRWAEANTVTSHGFFSHFFHPDDVLDKERSNFLTWKELYEQYTQNLNRLQRTYPWLRAVTSTDGALDMGRTLISSVNWKKDKNSIAGEIHNFQGHDLYYILRTDRKITKQVNCTVKKIDTHTFLVTAHQSKFAIGLGG, encoded by the coding sequence ATGAATAAAGAAGTACGATTTACGAGAAATGTATACGTTATTCTCATCGCCATCTTGGTATTAGCCGGCATTATTCAGATCGCGCGTTCCGAATACGTGCTGAAGTTCAAACAGAACAGCGATCTGCTGGAACAGCGGGATATCTTGCTGACCGCTGCCAAGAAGGAAGACAAGAGCTTCATAACCGGTGCACCGTATTGTATTCTCTATTCCTCCGGGTATGAGTACAGCCGGTTAATGAAGAATAATGCGCAGAAGATGCTTCAGTATATGCAGAAGCCCGTCCATGAAGTGGACATCAACAATGAGGCATTCGATCCGAAAGGCTGCCAAACGGTCGTGATCGCACTCGAGACATTGCCTGACAGCCTTGATGTGGACAGCCTTGTTGATTACGTTCATAACGGCGGATATGTATTCGTGATGAGCGCCCTTGAAGCCAATCATCAATATCAGCTCTTATACCGCAAGCTGGGGGTTACTTCATTCGGGGATCCCTTTTTGACGACAGGCATTAAACTGACCTCTAATGTGCTGATTGGCGAGAGTAACTTGGTCATGAAGGATGATTTTATAGCCAATTCTTCCAATGCGGTCGAGCTCGACAGCTCGGCGCAGCTGCTCGCAGAAACGAACGAGGGCACGCCGCTTCTTTGGAAACATGAATACGGACAAGGCGCTTTCATGATGTTTAACGGGACGATGCTGACGGAGAAAATCAACCGAGGCATTATAGCGGGGGCAATCAGCTTATTAGAGCCGGATTTTATCTACCCCGTCTTCAATTCTAAATTGTTCTATATCGATGATTTTCCATCTCCGATCAAGAAGGGGATCGAGCCTGCTATCTATGAGGCATATCAGCGAGATATACCGACATTCTTCAAGGATATATGGTGGCCGGACATGCTGAAAGCCGCCAAAAATTACGGCGTCAAATACACGACAGGTCTTATTCAAACCTATCACGACGAAGTGGAGCCGCCGTTTCAATATCCGATTGACGAAGACCGGTACGGATTGATTACGTTCGGACGGGAAGTTATCAAGAGCGGGGGGGAAATCGGCCTGCACGGTTATAATCATCAATCCTTGCAAACGAGCAAGAAAATCGCGGATTATTACGGGTACAATCCTTGGGGCGATCGGACGAACATGGAGAGGTCCATCAAGGAAGTCATCGATTTTACGAGCCGTTCCTTCCCGAGCTACAAACTGATGTCCTATATCCCGCCATCGAATGTGCTTGGCCCGGAAGGGCGGCAAGCATTGAAGGCGGCTTGGCCGGATCTAACGGTGATCTCGTCGTTATATAACGAGGACACGGAAGGACGGGCTTATGTTCAGGAATTTGAAATCGCCGATGACGGCGTTCTCGAGATGCCCCGCGTCACATCGGGTTACTTCGAAAGAGCGTATGATCGCTGGGCGGAAGCCAATACCGTCACATCGCACGGCTTTTTCTCTCATTTCTTTCATCCCGATGACGTTCTTGATAAAGAGCGCAGCAATTTCTTGACCTGGAAAGAGCTCTATGAGCAATATACGCAGAATCTCAACCGCCTTCAGCGAACGTACCCTTGGCTTAGAGCGGTGACCTCGACGGATGGCGCGCTGGATATGGGCAGAACGCTGATTTCAAGCGTGAACTGGAAGAAGGATAAGAACAGCATCGCGGGTGAAATTCATAATTTTCAAGGTCATGATCTGTATTACATCTTAAGAACGGACCGCAAGATTACGAAGCAAGTGAATTGCACGGTCAAGAAAATAGACACCCATACATTTCTTGTCACGGCGCATCAATCAAAATTTGCAATTGGATTAGGCGGGTAG
- a CDS encoding NAD-dependent epimerase/dehydratase family protein: MKVLITGGYGFIGSHVADRFHKEGYEVYIIDNLTTGKLENVTFKHKGYHLAVEDSKCEEIFQANQFDTVVHLAAQASVNTNPQLDSESNVLGLVNILNLSQKFKVKKFVFASSAAVYGTNEQLPLTEEAECDPISPYGISKWVGESYCLKWQELYGLDTACFRFSNVYGPRQSSSGEGGVISIFMNRVLSEQQLYVFGDGNQTRDFIYVEDVADAIFRMSYSNLSGIYNLSTNKACSVNAIIETIGGLHAVKGVTYTDKRPGDITHSILDNARVKHELDWAPMYGIEEGLQRTYGWFEQKHGELESAASSMVESKPSAAKQWLKKYMPYGENLLAFILTAWLSLTQITNDYSAIDIKLFYITIIGIMYGSRQSILAVVLSIGLFVYQKLLDGREFISLLYDTDVFFQIAIYLFIGLVVGYAIERKNAIIQATARTKDELEERYDFLNGMYREVREVKDELQLRILNSGDSFGKIYSITKELESLEPETVFNSTVNVVKSIMAVESVAIYSVNPYGTYMRMIAHSNDYAGQAAKSLRVDEHSSMQWVLREGNVFVNKELDSSAPLMIAPIFYNGEIKAVITIDGMAFHKFSLYYQNLFKVTSELVSSALTRAFAYIEATESQRYVTGTPILRKEAFASILESKRLARMNHSTPYLVLISADGTLGVEDYSEKIAGMLRETDYIGLNEDEEIVILLSNTGEEDAGHVLNRFASRGLPLHIVEAELQHD, from the coding sequence ATGAAGGTTCTCATAACGGGCGGGTATGGTTTTATAGGCTCTCATGTTGCCGATCGGTTTCATAAAGAGGGATATGAAGTCTATATCATCGATAACCTGACGACCGGGAAGCTTGAAAATGTGACATTCAAGCATAAGGGGTATCATTTAGCGGTTGAGGATTCGAAATGCGAGGAGATTTTTCAAGCCAATCAATTTGACACCGTCGTTCACCTAGCGGCGCAAGCGAGCGTGAATACAAATCCCCAGTTGGATTCCGAGTCCAATGTGTTAGGTCTGGTGAACATCTTGAATTTGTCACAGAAATTCAAGGTGAAGAAGTTTGTTTTCGCTTCGTCTGCCGCTGTGTACGGAACCAATGAGCAGCTGCCGCTGACCGAAGAAGCGGAATGCGATCCGATCTCGCCGTACGGGATCAGCAAATGGGTGGGCGAATCGTACTGCTTGAAGTGGCAGGAGCTGTATGGGCTGGATACGGCCTGCTTCCGGTTCTCGAATGTATACGGACCGCGTCAAAGCTCTTCCGGCGAGGGTGGCGTCATTTCCATTTTCATGAACAGAGTACTATCGGAGCAGCAGCTGTACGTGTTCGGCGATGGGAATCAAACAAGAGATTTTATATATGTGGAGGATGTCGCGGACGCAATATTCAGGATGTCCTATTCCAATCTGTCGGGCATCTACAACCTCTCGACGAATAAGGCGTGCAGCGTTAATGCCATCATCGAGACGATCGGCGGCCTGCATGCCGTCAAAGGGGTTACCTATACCGACAAGAGGCCCGGCGATATTACCCATTCCATACTCGACAACGCCAGAGTAAAGCATGAACTCGATTGGGCGCCTATGTACGGCATTGAGGAAGGGCTTCAGCGGACATACGGCTGGTTCGAACAGAAGCACGGCGAGCTTGAAAGTGCGGCTTCATCGATGGTTGAGTCCAAGCCGTCTGCAGCGAAGCAGTGGCTAAAAAAATATATGCCGTATGGGGAAAATCTGCTGGCCTTTATTCTGACGGCATGGCTGTCTCTTACTCAAATCACGAATGATTACAGCGCGATCGACATCAAGCTCTTCTACATTACGATTATTGGCATTATGTACGGGAGCAGGCAATCGATCCTGGCGGTTGTATTGTCGATCGGCTTATTTGTCTATCAGAAACTGCTGGACGGCCGGGAGTTTATATCTCTGCTCTATGATACGGACGTTTTCTTCCAGATTGCAATCTATTTGTTTATCGGGCTCGTGGTCGGCTATGCGATCGAGAGGAAGAATGCCATCATCCAGGCGACGGCACGAACGAAGGATGAATTGGAAGAGCGTTACGATTTTCTAAACGGCATGTACAGAGAAGTCCGCGAGGTCAAAGACGAGCTGCAGCTCCGTATTCTAAACAGCGGCGACAGCTTCGGGAAGATCTATTCCATTACGAAGGAGCTCGAAAGTCTGGAGCCGGAAACGGTGTTCAATTCTACCGTGAACGTCGTGAAATCGATTATGGCCGTCGAATCGGTAGCCATCTATTCGGTTAATCCATACGGAACTTACATGCGGATGATTGCGCATTCCAATGATTATGCCGGACAAGCAGCCAAATCGTTAAGAGTGGATGAACATTCCAGCATGCAGTGGGTGCTGCGGGAAGGGAATGTATTCGTCAACAAGGAGCTGGACAGCAGCGCTCCGCTCATGATCGCTCCAATCTTCTATAACGGTGAAATCAAAGCGGTCATTACCATTGACGGCATGGCATTCCATAAATTCTCCCTCTACTATCAGAACTTGTTCAAAGTCACGTCAGAGCTTGTTTCATCCGCGCTTACACGGGCATTCGCGTATATCGAGGCAACCGAGAGCCAGCGTTACGTAACGGGGACACCGATCTTGCGCAAGGAAGCGTTCGCGTCAATTCTGGAAAGCAAGCGCCTGGCGAGGATGAACCACAGCACTCCTTATCTGGTGCTGATTTCGGCGGACGGCACGCTTGGCGTCGAGGATTATTCCGAGAAGATCGCCGGCATGCTGCGGGAGACGGATTATATCGGTTTGAATGAGGATGAGGAAATCGTCATTCTGCTGTCCAATACGGGTGAAGAGGATGCGGGTCATGTCTTGAACCGGTTTGCCAGCCGCGGCTTGCCTCTGCATATCGTTGAAGCGGAGCTCCAACATGATTAG